A stretch of Telopea speciosissima isolate NSW1024214 ecotype Mountain lineage chromosome 11, Tspe_v1, whole genome shotgun sequence DNA encodes these proteins:
- the LOC122644831 gene encoding uncharacterized protein LOC122644831, which yields MARWLLLLSEFDITYVNQKSIKGRAISDHLAASPVEIDSRPTEDSFPDEYLNFMEEDQTEECQLYFDGAANQKGFGAGVLLVTLEDLYLPMAFCLEFSCTNNIAEYEACAIGLEMALSVGVEKIKVFGDSSVVICQIQGKWKTRDEKLKPYQVYLEQVAKCFKEISFEYLPRDSNRFTNALATLASMVECDPQHRIQPFLVERRTSSAYGEPVNLLTEDGRPWYAPIVDSIRERRYPKHFIEGKKRHLRKHATQFILQGSLLYKRSYDGIQLLCVDEEQAQTIMKEIHQGICRPHMNAKMLTKKILRMGYYWATMEADCAAFIRK from the coding sequence ATGGCCAGGTGGCTGTTGTTACTgtcagaattcgacataacatatgtcaatcAAAAGTCTATAAAGGGGCGAGCAATCTCAGACCACTTGGCGGCATCTCCTGTGGAGATTGATTCACGACCAACAGAGGATTCCTTCCCTGATGAATATTTGAACTTCATGGAAGAAGACCAAACTGAAGAATGCCAATTATATTTTGATGGAGCTGCAAATCAAAAAGGGTTCGGGGCAGGAGTGTTACTCGTGACCCTAGAGGACCTTTACTTACCCATGGCATTCTGTCTAGAATTCAGTTGCACCAATAACATTGCGGAATATGAAGCTTGCGCCATTGGTCTAGAAATGGCATTATCTGTGGGAGTAGAAAAAATCAAAGTCTTTGGAGACTCTTCAGTCGTGATTTGTCAGATCCAAGGGAAATGGAAGACCAGGGACGAAAAGCTGAAGCCCTATCAAGTATATTTGGAGCAGGTTGCTAAATGCTTTAAAGAAATCTCTTTCGAATATTTGCCCAGAGATAGCAATCGGTTTACGAACGCCTTGGCTACTTTAGCCTCTATGGTAGAATGTGATCCTCAGCATAGGATTCAACCTTTTCTGGTAGAAAGAAGAACTAGCTCGGCATATGGAGAGCCAGTCAATctactcaccgaggatggaaggcccTGGTACGCGCCAATAGTCGATTCTATCAGAGAAAGGAGGTACCCTAAACATTTTATAGAAGGGAAGAAAAGGCATCTGCGGAAACATgccactcaattcatcctccaaggaagcTTGTTGTAtaaaaggtcttatgatggcatccaactgttatgtgtagatgaggagcAAGCTCAGACCATTATGAAAGAAATTCACCAAGGGATTTGCAGACCACATATGAATGCAAAAATGCTCACCAAGAAGATCCTCAGGATGGGGTATTATTGGGCAACAATGGAAGCTGATTGTGCTGCCTTCATCAGAAAATGA